TCGGACAGGTGCCTGAGTATATCGAGATGGTGGTGCGCTGGTGCAAGCAATACACCCGCATGCCGGTCATCACCAAGCTGACGCCGAACATCACCGACATTCGCAAGCCCGCGCGCGCGGCAAAATCCGGCGGCACCGATGCCGTGTCGCTGATCAACACGATCAATTCGATCACCTCGGTCAATCTCGACACGTTTTCGCCGGAGCCGTCGATCGACGGCAAGGGCAGCCATGGCGGCTATTGTGGCCCGGCGGTAAAACCGATCGCGCTCAACATGGTGGCCGAGATCGCCCGCGATCCCGAAACCTACGGCCTGCCGATCTCCGGCATCGGCGGCATCACCACATGGCGCGATGCTGCCGAATTCCTCGTTCTGGGGGCCGGCAACGTCCAGGTCTGCACGGCTGCGATGACCTACGGCTTCAAGATCGTTCAGGAAATGATCACGGGCTTGTCCAGCTGGATGGATGCCAAGGGCCATCGCACTCTCGACGACATCTGCGGCCGCGCAGTCCCCAATGTCTCCGACTGGCAGTATCTCAACCTCAACTATATCGCCAAGGCCCATATCGACCAGGATGCCTGCATCAAATGCGGCCGCTGTCACATCGCTTGCGAGGACACCTCGCATCAGGCGATCACCCAGTACGTCGATGGCGTCAGGCATTTCGAGGTGATGGAAGACGAATGCGTCGGCTGCAATCTCTGCGTCAACGTCTGTCCCGTTCAGGACTGCATCACCATGGTCGGGCTTGAACCGGGAACGCTCGATGAGCGCACCGGCAAAGTTGTCGATCCGAACTACGCCAACTGGACGACGCATCCGAACAACCCGATGGCCCGGCAGGCTGCGGAATAGCGCGTTTCCCTCTTCTCGGCCGGGGAGAAGAGGGAGCCAGCACCGAAATCCACCTCGCTCCACACGCAATCATCACGAAAACGAGACAATCCGTCCATAAAACAGGCATTGTCGCTGACAACGAACTCGTCAATAAGGGGATTAAGCAGAAACGCACACAACGCGGCGGCTACGGAAACTCTCTTGAGATTGAAACTGGACATTTCCCGCAAAAGGCTGCACCTGATTACCGGTCTTGGCCTCGGGCTGTTTCTTCTCACCCATTTCCTCAACCATGCGCTCGGATTGATCTCCGTAGACGCCATGGAAAAGGGTCGCGAGATCTTCAATCTGCTCTGGCGCAACTGGATCGGCACCACGCTCCTCTACGGATCGCTTTTCACGCATTTCGTTCTGGCACTCGATAGTATTTATCGCCGCCAGACTCTGCGCATGCCACCGCGTGAGGCATTGAAGATCATCTTCGGTCTCGCGCTACCGTTCATGCTCGTGCCCCACGTGGTAGGAACCCGCGTCGAATGGATGCTCTCCGGCTACGCCGCCAGCTACTACGAGGTGCTGCCTAATCTCTGGTCACGCCCTTCGGATGCCGTTCGCCAATCCGTCGCGCTTGTCTTTGCCTGGTCGCATGGCTGCCTCGGCTTCTGGTTCTGGATGCGCGGACGAGCCTGGTATCCCCGCTATCAGCTGCTTCTCTATACGGCAGCGCTTCTCGTCCCGGTGCTGGCGTTGTTGGGCTTCTGGGTCGGCGCCCGGTCGCTCGAAGGCGTGACCGCTTCCAATACCTGGTTCAAGCCCGAACGTACGGATTTCGCCCTTCTCAGCGATATCCGCTTCTGGATCTATATGGCGCTCCTCGGCTCTGTTGCCGGCACGCTGCTCCTGCGAGCGCTACCCGTGAACGGCAAAATCCGCGTCGCCTATCCGGACGGCCGCAGCATCTCGGTTGCTCGTGGTTTCACGCTGCTTGAGGCAAGCCGCGCCGCCGGGATTCCACACATCTCGATCTGCGGCGGACGCGGACGTTGCTCAACCTGTCGTGTCCGCATCATCGAGGGCATGGAGGGGTTGCCTGCACCGGGCGACGCCGAGCGCAACACGCTGAGCCGCATCAAGGCACCGGACAATGTGCGCCTTGCCTGCCAGCTGCGCCCGAACCACAATGTTTCCATCGCCCCCGTTCTCGGCGCGGAAAATGTCGGCGTTTCGACGGCCCCGAACCCCGAAGAATCGGCTGGACGCGAGCGCCGCATCGCCGTTCTCTTCTGCGACCTGCGCGACTTCACCCGATTGTCGCAGCAGCAGCTTCCCTTCGATACGGTCTTCCTGCTCAACCGCTATTTCGAAATGATCGGGGAAGCTGTGGAGGGCGCCGGTGGCGTCGTGGACAAATTCATCGGCGATGGCGCGCTGGCGATTTTCGGCCTCAGCACCGGCATCGAAACAGCCTGCCAGCAGGCCTTGAACGCCACCACCCGCATTGCCCGAAGTGTTGAAATTCTCAATCGCAACTTCATGAGCGAGCTGGACCAACCCTTGCGCGTCGCCATGGGCATGCATGCCGGGCCTGCAATTATTGGCCACATCGGCTATGGCCGCGCCTCGTCGCTGACCGCCGTGGGCGACACGATCAATGCCGCAAGCCGACTGGAAGGTTTCGCCAAGGAATATGATGCCCAGCTTGCCGTTTCCGCCGATCTGATCCGTTACGCCGGATTGCCTCTCGCAGGACACGAGAGTTACAACATTGCCATTCGCGGCCGCGCCGGAACGCTGGAAACACTGATCATCTACAAGGCCGAAGAGTTTGAGCCGCTGCTTGCGGAGAAAGCTGCAGGCCCGGCGGTGCCTCTGCCCGGCCGCCAATAGGCCTGCCTTTCAGGCAGACGGAGGCTCTCCTTTTACAGCCAGACCATCGATGAACAGCCGCTCCAGAAAGCGGGCCGCATCCTCGAATCGACCTTCACCCGAGCGCTCCTGCCCCAGCACGGAACGAACCTGCACATCGAAATCCGCATAATGCTGGGTTGTCGACCAGATTGCGAAGATCAGGTGATAGGGATCGCATTTGGCGATCTTGCCCGCCCGCGTCCAGGAGCGGATGACCTCAACCTTCTCGTCCACCAGCTCCTTCAGGGGACCTTTCAGCTCATCAAGGATGTGCGGCGCGCCCTGCAGCACTTCATTGGCAAACAGCCGGCTTTCGCGTGGAAAGTCGCGCGCCATTTCCAGCTTGCGGCGGATATAGCTGCGGATTTCTGAGACAGGATTGCCCTCGGCATCGAATTCCCGAAGCGGATCGAGCCAGCTGTCGAGCACCCGGTCTATCAGCGCCCGGTGCATCGCCTCCTTGGTACGGAAATAATAGAGCAGGTTCGGTTTCGACATGCCCGCCACATCGGCGATCTGGTCGATGGTGCTGCCGCGAAAGCCATGGGTAGCAAAAACCTCGAGTGCCGCCTCGAGAATGAGCTCTTCCTTCTCCTCCTGGATGCGGGTTCGCCTTTGTGTCCTGGCAGCCCTCGGAAGTACCATTTTGTCTCCTGCTTCGCCGCAATCCGAGACCTACGGGGATGGTCGATTGCCTGAAATTATGCCCGCTAATTTTTTGGGCAACAATGCCGATTTTATATTTTCCGTCTTGAGTGCGGCAACGGAAGTTGTAATGTTTACCAACCGGTCAAATTATCAGCCAGTTCAAACATAAACGCAACGACTGATCGAAGGGCAACGATAAAAACAGCCCCGATTTGACCCCGACGGGAACTGCCGGGAGCGCAACGCGCCACCGTGAAAACTGATGAGGAGTTGAGCCATGGTAGCTGCACCGGGCGAGAACATGCGCGTCAATGCCGACCGCCTGTGGGATAGCCTTATGGACATGGCGAAGATCGGCCCCGGCATCGCCGGCGGCAACAATCGCCAGACCCTGACGGACGAAGACGGCGAAGGCCGCCACCTGTTCCAGAGATGGTGCGAAGACGCCGGCATGACCATGGGCGTCGACAGGATGGGCACGATGTTTGCCACCCGCCCCGGCACCGATCCCGATGCCCTGCCCGTCTATGTCGGCAGCCATCTCGACACCCAACCGACCGGCGGCAAATATGACGGCGTTCTCGGTGTGCTCGGCGCGCTGGAAGTCGTGCGCACCATGAATGACCTCGGCATCAAGACCAAACATCCGATCGTCGTCACCAACTGGGCGAATGAAGAGGGCGCGCGCTTCGCCCCTGCCATGCTCGCCTCCGGCG
This genomic stretch from Pararhizobium capsulatum DSM 1112 harbors:
- the preA gene encoding NAD-dependent dihydropyrimidine dehydrogenase subunit PreA; amino-acid sequence: MADLRNNFVGIKSPNPFWLASAPPTDKAYNVERAFKAGWGGVVWKTLGEEGPPVVNVNGPRYGAIWGADRRLLGLNNIELITDRDLYTNLREMKQVKMNWPDRALIASIMVPCEENAWKSILPLVEETGADGIELNFGCPHGMSERGMGAAVGQVPEYIEMVVRWCKQYTRMPVITKLTPNITDIRKPARAAKSGGTDAVSLINTINSITSVNLDTFSPEPSIDGKGSHGGYCGPAVKPIALNMVAEIARDPETYGLPISGIGGITTWRDAAEFLVLGAGNVQVCTAAMTYGFKIVQEMITGLSSWMDAKGHRTLDDICGRAVPNVSDWQYLNLNYIAKAHIDQDACIKCGRCHIACEDTSHQAITQYVDGVRHFEVMEDECVGCNLCVNVCPVQDCITMVGLEPGTLDERTGKVVDPNYANWTTHPNNPMARQAAE
- a CDS encoding adenylate/guanylate cyclase domain-containing protein, which encodes MRLKLDISRKRLHLITGLGLGLFLLTHFLNHALGLISVDAMEKGREIFNLLWRNWIGTTLLYGSLFTHFVLALDSIYRRQTLRMPPREALKIIFGLALPFMLVPHVVGTRVEWMLSGYAASYYEVLPNLWSRPSDAVRQSVALVFAWSHGCLGFWFWMRGRAWYPRYQLLLYTAALLVPVLALLGFWVGARSLEGVTASNTWFKPERTDFALLSDIRFWIYMALLGSVAGTLLLRALPVNGKIRVAYPDGRSISVARGFTLLEASRAAGIPHISICGGRGRCSTCRVRIIEGMEGLPAPGDAERNTLSRIKAPDNVRLACQLRPNHNVSIAPVLGAENVGVSTAPNPEESAGRERRIAVLFCDLRDFTRLSQQQLPFDTVFLLNRYFEMIGEAVEGAGGVVDKFIGDGALAIFGLSTGIETACQQALNATTRIARSVEILNRNFMSELDQPLRVAMGMHAGPAIIGHIGYGRASSLTAVGDTINAASRLEGFAKEYDAQLAVSADLIRYAGLPLAGHESYNIAIRGRAGTLETLIIYKAEEFEPLLAEKAAGPAVPLPGRQ
- a CDS encoding TetR family transcriptional regulator C-terminal domain-containing protein, which produces MVLPRAARTQRRTRIQEEKEELILEAALEVFATHGFRGSTIDQIADVAGMSKPNLLYYFRTKEAMHRALIDRVLDSWLDPLREFDAEGNPVSEIRSYIRRKLEMARDFPRESRLFANEVLQGAPHILDELKGPLKELVDEKVEVIRSWTRAGKIAKCDPYHLIFAIWSTTQHYADFDVQVRSVLGQERSGEGRFEDAARFLERLFIDGLAVKGEPPSA